The following are from one region of the Natranaerobius trueperi genome:
- a CDS encoding ABC transporter permease: protein MIQFIAKRFAYAVLTLLIVTTLTFILVRVIPGNPIERMTEELPQEQRQQVFEQYGFDQSIPMQYKQFWKDVIVDQDLGESLSYRGRGVTDTIISYAPISARLGVQAIFIGVTLGVILGVIAAINRGNWPDYFVMFIAILGISIPSFVVASVLQYFFAIRWGVLPTTGWGGFEYTILPSIALCFHPLARYARYMRANSLDVLHQDYILTAQAKGASRFRIIRKHVIRNAILPIVTLLGPQLAMIFGGSFVIERIFSIPGLGAYFVTSVIDRDYTMVMGQTIFIASLYIFSLVIVDILYAIIDPRIQVSNDS from the coding sequence ATGATACAATTTATTGCTAAAAGATTTGCATATGCAGTATTGACATTATTAATTGTAACAACACTAACTTTCATACTAGTTAGAGTTATACCAGGAAATCCAATTGAAAGAATGACAGAAGAATTACCCCAAGAACAAAGACAACAAGTTTTTGAGCAGTATGGTTTTGACCAATCAATCCCTATGCAATATAAACAGTTTTGGAAGGATGTAATTGTTGACCAAGATTTAGGAGAGTCTTTGAGTTATAGAGGAAGAGGTGTTACTGACACAATAATAAGTTATGCCCCTATTTCGGCTAGACTTGGGGTCCAAGCTATTTTTATTGGTGTTACTTTGGGGGTCATTTTGGGGGTTATCGCAGCTATTAACAGAGGTAACTGGCCAGACTACTTTGTCATGTTTATAGCGATATTAGGAATATCTATCCCTAGTTTTGTTGTAGCTTCAGTATTACAATACTTTTTTGCAATTCGATGGGGAGTGTTACCCACAACAGGTTGGGGTGGCTTCGAATATACTATCCTCCCATCTATTGCTTTGTGCTTTCATCCTCTAGCTAGGTATGCAAGATACATGCGGGCTAATAGTCTAGATGTCCTTCATCAGGACTATATATTAACTGCTCAAGCAAAAGGTGCTTCTAGATTTCGTATAATTCGAAAACATGTTATAAGAAATGCCATTTTACCAATTGTAACACTATTAGGTCCACAATTAGCTATGATTTTTGGAGGATCATTTGTAATAGAACGAATTTTTTCTATACCTGGCCTTGGTGCTTATTTTGTGACCTCGGTCATTGATCGTGATTACACAATGGTTATGGGACAAACTATTTTTATTGCTTCCCTTTACATATTCTCATTAGTTATAGTTGATATTTTGTATGCTATTATAGACCCAAGAATTCAGGTATCTAATGATTCATAG
- a CDS encoding ABC transporter permease has protein sequence MSTHNIEKDQLTKNEFQFLEQTQCLSESISRPSTTYWQDAWRRLKKNKVAIVALCILSFIIIMCLIGPYLTPYEYNIGEVSNNNEPPSKEHWFGTDSLGRDIFTRVWMGGRVSIGIGIIGAIIDIIIGLTYGGISAYFGGKVDNIMMRIVETLVSIPYLVVVVLVSLIIGQGLLSLIIAMTITGWCHMARLVRGQVLQIKQQEYILAARALGTSPVRIIAQHLIPNTIGVMVVAATFDIPSFIFGEAFLSYIGLGVQSPMTSWGAMASSAQQHMMFYPYQLFFPALLISLTMLSFQLLGDGLRDALDPKLRE, from the coding sequence ATGAGTACACATAATATTGAAAAAGACCAACTAACTAAAAATGAGTTTCAATTTTTAGAACAAACACAATGTCTAAGTGAAAGTATTTCAAGGCCAAGTACTACTTATTGGCAAGATGCATGGAGGCGTTTAAAAAAAAATAAAGTTGCTATTGTTGCATTATGCATACTTTCTTTTATCATAATAATGTGCTTAATTGGACCTTATTTAACACCGTATGAGTATAACATCGGTGAAGTTTCAAATAATAATGAACCTCCTTCTAAAGAACATTGGTTTGGAACTGATAGTTTAGGACGAGATATTTTTACAAGAGTCTGGATGGGTGGAAGAGTTTCTATCGGTATTGGAATTATCGGAGCTATTATAGATATCATAATTGGACTTACTTACGGAGGCATTTCTGCATACTTTGGGGGTAAAGTAGATAATATTATGATGCGTATAGTAGAAACATTAGTCAGTATCCCCTATTTAGTTGTTGTGGTTTTAGTTTCTCTTATTATTGGTCAAGGCTTACTTTCATTAATAATTGCTATGACCATAACAGGTTGGTGTCATATGGCGAGATTAGTAAGGGGACAAGTTTTGCAAATCAAACAACAAGAATATATATTAGCTGCTAGAGCATTAGGGACAAGCCCAGTTAGAATCATTGCTCAACACCTAATTCCAAATACCATTGGGGTAATGGTTGTAGCAGCAACTTTTGACATACCTTCATTTATTTTTGGAGAAGCATTTTTATCTTATATAGGACTTGGAGTCCAATCACCAATGACGAGTTGGGGAGCTATGGCATCTAGTGCACAACAACATATGATGTTTTATCCTTATCAATTGTTCTTTCCAGCATTGCTGATTAGCTTAACAATGCTATCATTCCAGCTCTTAGGTGATGGGTTAAGAGACGCATTAGACCCTAAATTGAGAGAATAA
- a CDS encoding ABC transporter ATP-binding protein, whose protein sequence is MKKILEVQDLKISFNTYAGKIKAVRGVSFDLFKGETLVVVGESGCGKTVMAKSILKLLPENITELGSSSKVVFQEKDLTVMNEKKIRKFRGKDISMIFQDPMSYLNPTMTVGEQIAESLIIHQDMNKKQALKKTVDILKLVKIPNANERIKQYPHEFSGGMRQRVVIAIALACNPQILLADEPTTALDVTIQAEILELIQELQDRLDTAVMLITHDLGIAAEVADRIQVMYAGEIVERGTKEEVFNSPKHPYTWALLRSVPTFKTKDQGTLYSLGGTPPDLLDPPSGCAFAARCEYAMNICKKSKPQHDSLTNTHFVSCWLNHPMAPKVDIPKSIRKVI, encoded by the coding sequence ATGAAAAAAATTTTAGAAGTACAAGATTTAAAAATATCTTTTAATACATACGCAGGTAAAATCAAAGCTGTAAGAGGAGTATCTTTTGATTTGTTCAAAGGTGAAACATTAGTAGTTGTTGGTGAATCAGGCTGTGGAAAAACCGTGATGGCTAAATCTATTTTAAAACTACTACCGGAAAATATCACTGAGTTAGGATCGTCTTCAAAGGTGGTTTTTCAAGAGAAAGATCTTACAGTTATGAATGAAAAAAAAATAAGAAAATTTCGTGGCAAAGACATATCAATGATTTTTCAAGATCCCATGAGTTATTTAAACCCTACTATGACAGTGGGAGAACAAATAGCTGAAAGCCTTATTATTCATCAAGACATGAACAAAAAGCAAGCTTTAAAGAAGACTGTTGATATTTTAAAACTAGTTAAAATACCTAATGCAAACGAAAGAATTAAACAATATCCCCATGAGTTCTCAGGAGGTATGAGACAAAGGGTTGTCATTGCAATAGCTTTAGCCTGTAACCCACAAATTCTTTTAGCAGATGAACCAACTACAGCTTTAGATGTTACAATTCAAGCAGAAATTTTAGAACTAATACAAGAATTGCAAGACAGGTTAGATACTGCAGTAATGTTAATCACTCACGATTTAGGTATCGCAGCAGAGGTTGCAGATAGAATTCAGGTGATGTATGCAGGTGAAATTGTCGAAAGAGGAACAAAAGAAGAAGTTTTTAATTCCCCCAAACATCCTTATACCTGGGCTTTACTTAGATCAGTACCCACTTTTAAAACTAAAGATCAAGGGACGTTGTATTCATTAGGAGGAACACCGCCTGACTTGTTAGACCCTCCTTCTGGCTGCGCTTTTGCAGCAAGGTGCGAATATGCTATGAACATATGTAAAAAATCAAAACCCCAACATGATTCCTTAACTAATACTCATTTTGTTTCATGTTGGTTAAACCACCCGATGGCTCCTAAAGTTGATATTCCTAAAAGCATAAGGAAGGTGATTTGA
- a CDS encoding ABC transporter ATP-binding protein, with translation MMKEPLIKVKNLSKFFTLKRNRTLKAVDDVSIDIYPNETLGIVGESGCGKTTLGRTILGLYEATSGSVWFDGLNVHKADRKEMKSFKKRAQIILQDPYASLNPRMTVGDIIAEGINVQKLYYGQEKTEKIYELLDLVGLNKEHASRFPHEFSGGQRQRIGIARTLAVNPEFIVCDEPISALDVSIQSQIVKLLMKLQKELGLTFLFIAHDLSMVQYISNRVGVMYLGNLVELASSAKLYKDPKHPYTKALLSAIPSIDLENPMSSRRIKMDGEIPSPINPKDGCRFASRCPNVKSICECTTPKLKEIEKDHYVACHIV, from the coding sequence TTGATGAAGGAACCATTAATTAAAGTAAAAAACTTAAGTAAATTCTTCACTTTAAAAAGAAATCGAACTCTGAAAGCTGTAGACGATGTTTCAATTGACATATATCCTAATGAAACCCTAGGAATAGTCGGTGAATCAGGTTGTGGTAAAACTACCCTTGGAAGAACGATCCTAGGACTATACGAGGCCACTTCCGGAAGTGTATGGTTTGACGGATTAAATGTACACAAAGCAGATAGAAAAGAGATGAAATCCTTTAAAAAGAGAGCACAAATTATTTTACAAGATCCTTATGCCTCTTTAAATCCTAGAATGACAGTTGGTGATATTATAGCTGAAGGAATTAATGTTCAAAAACTATATTATGGCCAAGAAAAAACAGAAAAAATTTATGAACTCCTTGACTTAGTTGGTTTAAATAAAGAACACGCTTCTCGGTTTCCTCATGAGTTCTCAGGTGGGCAGAGGCAACGAATTGGTATTGCTAGAACTTTAGCAGTAAACCCAGAGTTCATTGTATGTGATGAACCAATTTCCGCTTTAGATGTATCCATTCAATCACAAATTGTTAAATTGTTGATGAAGCTTCAAAAAGAATTAGGATTAACTTTTCTATTTATTGCGCACGATTTATCAATGGTTCAATATATTTCTAATAGAGTGGGAGTTATGTATTTAGGCAATTTAGTGGAATTAGCTTCAAGCGCAAAATTGTATAAAGACCCAAAGCATCCTTATACTAAGGCACTTTTATCTGCTATACCAAGTATAGATTTAGAGAACCCAATGAGTAGTAGAAGAATTAAAATGGACGGAGAAATTCCTAGCCCAATTAACCCCAAAGATGGATGTCGATTTGCTTCTCGCTGTCCAAATGTCAAAAGTATTTGCGAGTGTACAACCCCTAAATTAAAAGAAATTGAAAAAGATCATTACGTAGCTTGTCATATTGTTTAA
- a CDS encoding glycine/sarcosine/betaine reductase component B subunit, giving the protein MKLTLEKVKVDDLVLGGNTMISGTTLTVNRDEIIEKIKEDGRIAKVNIDTAKPGESVRVISVREVIEPRVKVDGTGEMFPGMIGKIGSVGEGVTKVFKGVTVVTTGKIDGVKEGIIDMSGPGAEYTPFSCTNNLVLDCEPISGLDSHQYDEALRLASLKIAQYIGEKCQEATAQEKVVYETLPVEQQKQKYPELPKVGYVYMLQSQGLQHDTYVYGVNAKEILPTYIYPTEVMDGAIVNGNSIIACDNNTTYHHLNNPIIEDLFECHGKEINFCGVIITNQNVTLAGKERSSNHTAKLAEQFGFDGVIISKEEYGNTDTDLIMNCKKIEEKGIKTVLVTDEYAGRDGSSQSLADADPQANAVVTTGNANETIMLPLMDKVIGETDSTDRVAGDFESSLKQDQSIEVEIHAIIGATNELGFNKMGATES; this is encoded by the coding sequence ATGAAGCTGACTTTAGAAAAAGTAAAGGTTGATGATTTAGTTTTGGGTGGTAACACCATGATTAGCGGCACCACTTTAACCGTGAACAGAGACGAAATCATAGAAAAAATTAAGGAAGATGGACGGATTGCTAAAGTAAATATAGACACTGCGAAGCCAGGCGAATCTGTCCGCGTAATTTCTGTAAGAGAGGTGATTGAACCTAGAGTAAAAGTAGACGGTACGGGGGAGATGTTTCCCGGTATGATAGGCAAGATAGGCAGTGTCGGGGAAGGTGTCACCAAAGTATTCAAAGGTGTCACGGTAGTAACTACAGGAAAAATTGATGGGGTTAAGGAAGGCATTATAGATATGTCTGGTCCGGGAGCAGAGTATACACCTTTTTCTTGTACGAATAACCTTGTACTGGACTGCGAACCGATTTCTGGATTGGATAGCCACCAATATGATGAGGCCTTACGGTTGGCTAGTCTGAAAATTGCCCAGTATATCGGTGAAAAATGTCAAGAGGCAACAGCACAGGAGAAAGTCGTTTATGAAACCCTACCTGTAGAGCAACAAAAACAAAAGTACCCGGAACTGCCTAAGGTGGGTTACGTCTACATGCTTCAAAGCCAGGGACTCCAACACGATACGTATGTCTATGGTGTGAATGCCAAAGAAATACTACCCACTTATATTTATCCAACAGAAGTCATGGACGGTGCTATTGTCAACGGAAATAGTATTATAGCTTGCGACAATAACACCACCTACCATCATTTGAATAACCCCATCATTGAAGATTTATTTGAGTGTCACGGCAAAGAAATTAATTTCTGCGGCGTAATTATCACCAATCAGAACGTTACCCTGGCGGGCAAAGAGCGATCTTCAAATCATACAGCAAAATTGGCAGAGCAATTTGGATTTGATGGTGTCATTATTTCAAAAGAAGAGTACGGAAACACGGACACCGATTTGATAATGAATTGCAAGAAGATTGAAGAGAAGGGGATCAAAACGGTACTTGTAACAGATGAGTACGCAGGAAGGGATGGTTCTTCCCAATCCCTAGCAGATGCTGACCCGCAAGCGAATGCTGTAGTGACTACCGGAAATGCCAACGAAACGATCATGCTACCCCTTATGGATAAAGTGATTGGTGAAACCGATTCAACGGATCGGGTTGCAGGTGATTTTGAAAGTAGCCTCAAGCAAGATCAGAGTATCGAAGTAGAGATACATGCCATTATAGGGGCAACCAATGAATTAGGTTTTAATAAGATGGGAGCAACTGAATCCTAA
- a CDS encoding spore germination protein, which translates to MKQVFENCDDIDFRKIKISDSNITILTVFVDGLVNEDMLNRDVIKALSNHAPNETYSKKISKETVRERLFTTSTEVEEKTQFNELINDILAGQTAVIVDGLDKGFTIDLREWESRGIEEPANEQSIKGPREGFTETIRFNTAQLRRRLKTRDFKIQHLKVGRQTKTDIAVTYCENIADPKVIEEVLNRVNKIDIDGVLESSYIQELIEERSISIFPEILDTERPDKVVGHLLEGKVAILTDNTPFALIVPVTMIEFFHTPEDYYNRYIFTIVQRLLRFSSFFVATCLPSLYILLTTFHYELIPVDIIFAAAQAREEVPFPPILEVVLIESMVEFLREASLRLPGPIGQTIGIVGALVIGDAAVDAELISPALVIFTAATMLGSFAIPNYSMASAVRLLRFPLLLMTGAFGGFGFVITWIIIAVHLCNFYSFGIPFLQPVAPLKASEQRDTIYRTPLRWMRKRPTGSVNKNVRRQKGVEEED; encoded by the coding sequence TTGAAGCAAGTCTTTGAAAATTGCGATGATATTGATTTTCGAAAGATTAAAATTTCTGATTCAAATATAACTATACTTACAGTCTTTGTAGATGGGCTAGTAAATGAAGATATGTTAAATCGTGATGTCATCAAAGCTTTAAGTAATCACGCCCCTAATGAAACATATTCAAAAAAAATATCAAAAGAAACTGTAAGAGAAAGGTTATTCACTACAAGTACTGAGGTAGAAGAAAAGACACAGTTCAATGAACTAATTAATGATATTTTAGCTGGACAGACTGCTGTAATTGTAGACGGACTTGATAAGGGTTTTACAATTGACCTTAGGGAATGGGAATCTAGAGGAATAGAAGAACCGGCAAATGAGCAGTCAATCAAAGGACCAAGAGAAGGTTTTACAGAAACTATAAGGTTCAATACAGCACAATTAAGAAGAAGGTTGAAAACACGTGATTTTAAAATTCAACATTTAAAAGTAGGACGACAAACAAAAACAGATATAGCTGTAACTTATTGTGAGAATATCGCTGATCCAAAGGTTATCGAGGAAGTATTGAACAGAGTTAATAAAATAGATATTGATGGAGTTTTAGAAAGTAGTTATATCCAAGAATTAATTGAAGAACGATCAATTTCTATTTTTCCTGAGATTCTTGATACTGAAAGACCTGATAAAGTTGTAGGACATTTATTAGAAGGAAAAGTGGCTATATTAACTGATAATACACCATTTGCCTTGATTGTACCAGTAACTATGATAGAGTTTTTTCATACACCAGAGGACTATTATAACAGATACATTTTTACTATTGTACAACGACTTTTAAGATTTAGTAGCTTTTTTGTTGCTACTTGTTTACCTTCTTTATATATATTATTAACTACATTTCACTACGAATTAATACCAGTTGATATAATTTTTGCAGCCGCTCAAGCTAGAGAGGAAGTTCCATTTCCCCCAATCTTAGAGGTAGTATTAATAGAGTCAATGGTAGAATTTTTACGTGAAGCTAGTTTACGTCTACCAGGTCCTATAGGTCAAACAATAGGAATTGTAGGAGCTTTAGTTATCGGTGATGCAGCAGTTGATGCAGAGCTTATAAGCCCAGCTTTGGTTATATTCACCGCAGCCACTATGCTAGGTAGTTTTGCAATTCCAAACTATTCTATGGCATCTGCTGTAAGATTACTAAGATTTCCGTTACTACTTATGACTGGCGCATTTGGAGGGTTTGGGTTTGTAATTACTTGGATTATAATTGCAGTTCACCTGTGTAATTTTTATAGTTTTGGAATCCCTTTTTTACAACCAGTTGCACCATTAAAAGCTTCAGAACAGCGAGACACCATTTACAGAACACCTTTAAGATGGATGAGAAAACGTCCTACTGGTTCTGTAAATAAAAATGTCAGACGACAGAAAGGAGTGGAGGAAGAGGATTGA
- a CDS encoding GerAB/ArcD/ProY family transporter, which yields MNKHEKRDISEFQWITLLLGMTVGVGVTTLPREVATEAGRDGWITILIATFCVLIYSYLCLYYARLFPDKTLAESSRKVLGKFLGSVLIIIYSLYAFALSGIVLRIFLEIAYVYLDITYSLIFSLILILPVVVYIARCGLATLSRFSELVLFFTAPLFVLFWVPISITEYLNILPVFEQGVTTPVLAIREPILAFLGIEIILVFFPYLNKQESATRLTSIAVMSAGFIYTSIFLVTLMMMGLKQLVLTYWPFIEYLKIIELVVVERVDTTFIHFWLIKIILVTSIKYFAATFSLAHLTNKNFHDKWALFSWVIILFVSLYPKNLAQASEIAEHISFYGGIFVLFTPIILIIVAKLRGVADV from the coding sequence TTGAATAAGCATGAGAAAAGAGATATCAGCGAGTTTCAGTGGATCACATTACTTCTAGGTATGACGGTAGGTGTAGGAGTAACTACACTTCCTAGAGAAGTAGCTACTGAAGCTGGTAGAGACGGTTGGATCACAATTTTAATCGCTACTTTTTGTGTTCTAATCTATTCTTATTTATGTCTTTACTATGCTCGGCTATTTCCTGATAAAACTCTAGCAGAGTCAAGTAGAAAAGTATTAGGAAAGTTTCTAGGATCAGTGCTTATTATAATATACTCCTTATACGCTTTTGCTTTATCAGGGATAGTTTTAAGAATTTTTCTTGAAATAGCTTATGTTTATTTAGATATTACCTATTCTCTTATATTTTCATTAATCCTAATACTACCTGTTGTTGTATATATAGCTCGCTGTGGGTTAGCTACACTATCCAGATTTAGTGAATTGGTGCTATTCTTTACAGCTCCGTTATTTGTACTTTTTTGGGTTCCCATTTCGATTACAGAGTATTTAAATATCTTACCAGTATTTGAACAGGGTGTCACTACCCCTGTTTTAGCTATACGTGAACCTATATTAGCTTTTTTAGGTATTGAAATCATTTTGGTTTTTTTCCCTTATCTAAATAAACAAGAATCTGCCACTAGGTTAACTAGTATAGCAGTAATGAGTGCTGGATTTATATATACCTCTATTTTTCTAGTAACTTTAATGATGATGGGATTAAAACAACTAGTGTTAACATACTGGCCTTTTATAGAGTATTTAAAGATTATCGAACTAGTAGTCGTAGAACGTGTAGATACTACTTTTATACATTTTTGGCTTATAAAGATAATATTAGTGACTTCTATAAAATACTTTGCTGCAACTTTTTCTCTAGCTCATCTTACTAATAAGAATTTTCATGATAAATGGGCACTTTTTTCTTGGGTCATTATTCTATTTGTCTCACTCTATCCAAAAAATCTCGCACAGGCTTCAGAAATTGCAGAACACATCTCTTTTTATGGGGGAATATTTGTACTTTTTACCCCTATTATCTTGATTATAGTTGCTAAGTTAAGGGGAGTAGCAGATGTATAA
- a CDS encoding Ger(x)C family spore germination protein, with protein MYKILILLIILITFTGCVDDHQIVDELAVILAMSFDSEPEEENLITLTTSNPLFAEEAEDPIRVMSVQGYGVSGALDNWQKHRNRTIALGKVETMLFGETLSEENLSQIVQDIRKIPEVNANALVSYYPGEARDVLYEHPPEDGRIAIFLKDMLEVGATDHLIPRITLHDLWTAILTEGRDGFLPIIDLKVEGEIETPFIAGVAVLDEEGNIATTLEDEKGKLLTNMLFRETSPSLSSNISIEGNEGLVKYTIQSSSIDFNVDYNDKEVSVTIEKDVTVNIDELQIPGVEIVDEEIFDLISDLVAKDFVNNTQRILEKLQEYESDPLGIGRHVRIQQQEYYTEDTWRNDYPDITIDNDYTVSVVRGNTLIETFDTD; from the coding sequence ATGTATAAAATATTAATTTTGCTTATAATATTAATCACTTTCACAGGTTGTGTAGATGACCATCAAATAGTTGATGAATTAGCTGTAATCTTAGCTATGAGTTTTGATTCTGAACCAGAAGAGGAAAATTTAATTACTTTAACCACATCAAACCCATTATTTGCTGAAGAAGCTGAAGACCCCATTCGCGTTATGTCAGTACAAGGTTATGGAGTGTCTGGAGCTTTAGATAATTGGCAAAAACATCGTAATAGAACGATTGCGCTTGGAAAGGTAGAAACTATGTTATTTGGCGAAACTTTATCAGAAGAAAATTTATCTCAAATAGTTCAAGATATCAGAAAAATTCCTGAAGTAAATGCAAATGCACTTGTTTCCTATTATCCAGGTGAAGCCCGTGATGTATTATATGAGCACCCTCCTGAAGATGGTAGAATTGCAATTTTTTTAAAAGATATGTTAGAAGTAGGAGCTACTGATCATTTAATACCAAGAATTACTCTACATGATTTATGGACAGCAATATTAACTGAAGGTAGAGACGGTTTTCTACCTATAATTGATTTAAAAGTTGAGGGTGAAATTGAAACACCTTTTATAGCTGGAGTTGCCGTATTAGATGAAGAGGGAAATATTGCAACTACTCTAGAAGATGAAAAAGGAAAGTTATTAACTAATATGCTGTTTCGTGAAACTTCGCCTAGTCTTTCAAGTAATATTTCTATTGAAGGTAATGAAGGATTAGTTAAATACACTATCCAAAGTTCTAGTATAGACTTTAATGTTGATTACAATGATAAAGAAGTTTCTGTAACCATTGAAAAAGATGTTACAGTAAATATTGATGAATTACAAATACCAGGTGTAGAAATAGTTGACGAAGAAATTTTTGATCTTATTTCTGATTTAGTAGCTAAAGATTTTGTTAATAATACACAAAGGATTTTAGAAAAATTACAAGAATATGAAAGTGACCCCTTAGGAATAGGAAGACATGTTAGAATACAACAACAAGAATATTATACAGAAGATACTTGGCGAAATGACTATCCAGACATCACCATAGATAACGATTATACTGTTTCAGTAGTTAGAGGGAACACATTAATTGAAACTTTTGACACAGATTAA
- a CDS encoding folate family ECF transporter S component produces MKKLLSSPHALATMALLAAINIILSFVTSGFTISFGGIAGIKIGLGGLPVIIAGILLGPLAGGVVGVVSDLVGYLVMPMGPYMPHFTLTAALTGIIPVLVIRMISKNTDVPNFFQLTVGIGLGQIITTVLLVSFFLYSLFGLPLWYTMAGNAISQLISIPIYSYLTLIVLKPATIRTLAKEAVQN; encoded by the coding sequence ATGAAAAAATTATTAAGTAGTCCGCATGCACTTGCAACTATGGCTTTATTAGCCGCGATCAACATCATTTTAAGTTTTGTAACATCAGGATTTACAATTTCATTTGGAGGTATTGCAGGGATTAAAATTGGTCTAGGTGGCCTTCCTGTAATTATCGCAGGTATTTTATTAGGACCATTAGCAGGAGGTGTTGTAGGGGTAGTTAGTGATCTAGTAGGCTATTTAGTTATGCCTATGGGACCTTATATGCCGCATTTTACTCTAACTGCTGCACTTACTGGAATAATACCTGTGTTAGTTATTAGAATGATTTCTAAAAATACTGACGTCCCAAACTTTTTTCAGCTAACAGTAGGTATTGGCTTAGGACAGATAATAACAACCGTACTATTAGTATCTTTCTTCTTATACAGTCTATTTGGACTTCCTCTTTGGTACACTATGGCTGGAAATGCTATCAGCCAACTCATAAGTATACCAATTTATTCTTACTTAACTTTGATTGTGTTAAAACCTGCAACTATACGGACTTTGGCTAAAGAAGCAGTCCAAAATTAA
- a CDS encoding M15 family metallopeptidase — translation MKKKNKLIFFMILFGTVFSLGFYARSIEITEIFNDLKNEAEEVIEEDENTVEDNPPSENPSDNELVNNKSNEENNQNENTKDEPNNPEDEDTEEEQDNYSEELAEHIEEHEESLEKDPEGEKIVTNVLDKLVLVNKEFNLPSDFTPPDLVEPNIPFIVDEGERRYMREEAARSLEDLFSCAEKEQIGIIGVSGYRSYETQRRIFNNYVEQNGEEEANKFSARPGQSEHQTGLAMDVSSASVDFGLRQSFGETKEGQWLIENAPDFGFIIRYPEGKEHITGYIYEPWHLRYVGEEHAQKISEKGVTLEQYLEQH, via the coding sequence ATGAAGAAAAAAAATAAACTGATATTTTTTATGATTCTTTTTGGGACAGTATTTTCTTTAGGTTTTTATGCTAGATCTATAGAAATTACTGAAATTTTTAATGATCTAAAAAATGAAGCAGAAGAAGTCATTGAAGAAGACGAAAATACTGTTGAAGATAATCCCCCATCTGAAAACCCTAGTGACAATGAACTTGTTAATAATAAATCAAACGAAGAAAATAATCAGAATGAAAATACCAAAGATGAGCCAAATAACCCTGAAGATGAAGATACCGAAGAAGAACAAGACAATTATTCAGAAGAATTAGCTGAACATATTGAAGAACATGAAGAATCTTTAGAAAAAGACCCTGAAGGTGAAAAAATTGTTACTAATGTTTTGGACAAGCTTGTATTAGTTAACAAAGAATTCAATTTACCTTCTGATTTTACTCCACCTGATCTTGTAGAACCTAATATTCCCTTTATTGTTGATGAGGGAGAAAGAAGATATATGAGAGAAGAAGCAGCTAGATCTTTAGAAGATTTGTTTTCATGTGCAGAAAAAGAACAGATTGGAATTATAGGTGTTTCTGGTTATCGTTCTTATGAAACACAAAGAAGAATTTTCAATAATTATGTAGAACAAAATGGTGAAGAAGAAGCTAATAAATTTAGTGCTCGACCAGGTCAAAGTGAGCATCAAACTGGGCTAGCAATGGATGTAAGTAGTGCTAGTGTAGACTTTGGCCTTAGACAGTCATTTGGTGAGACTAAAGAAGGACAGTGGTTAATTGAAAACGCACCTGATTTCGGGTTTATTATCAGATACCCTGAAGGTAAAGAGCATATAACTGGATACATATATGAGCCTTGGCACCTAAGATATGTAGGTGAAGAACATGCTCAAAAAATATCAGAAAAAGGTGTCACATTAGAACAGTATCTTGAACAACACTAA